The following coding sequences lie in one Maribacter forsetii DSM 18668 genomic window:
- a CDS encoding Gfo/Idh/MocA family protein → MPHQPTLFKRRNFIKATSASLLFTSLPAFGFKFFANEKPKKVALIGTGWYGTGDVLRLIQVANVEVVSLCDVDTNQLNTAAELVSERQKNGKKPKLFTDYRTMLKSTELDIVLIGTPDHWHALTCIAALKSGAHVYVQKPISVDVMEGEAMVAAARKYNRVVQVGTQRKSTPHLIDAKKQIIDAGLLGTIGHVDMCCYYHMRANGNPSEQEVPDFFDCDMWTGPAPMRPYDGLPHKRWWRTFREYGNGITGDMCVHMLDTVRWMLDLGWPKRISSEGGIYVQKDGKSNISDSQSAVFEYDGLNCNWQHRTWGNPDDPEYPWAFKIYGEKGVLKGDVMKAEFVPVNGSESIRFDVLYEKEKYPEDLSEKDIELHAAPATRRHMIDFLNAIKNNTKPVADIENGHISTASCILANISMDLKRPLVYDPQSRTVINDSEATALLQRDYRGQWEHPHPDTV, encoded by the coding sequence ATGCCTCACCAGCCAACATTATTTAAGCGCCGAAATTTTATTAAAGCTACTTCGGCATCTTTACTATTTACTTCTTTACCCGCCTTCGGATTCAAATTCTTCGCGAACGAAAAACCGAAAAAAGTAGCACTTATCGGTACTGGTTGGTATGGTACTGGTGATGTATTACGTCTTATTCAGGTGGCAAATGTAGAAGTGGTCTCACTTTGTGATGTTGATACCAATCAATTAAATACTGCAGCAGAATTAGTTTCTGAACGGCAAAAAAATGGCAAAAAACCAAAGCTATTTACCGATTATAGAACCATGCTAAAAAGCACTGAATTAGATATTGTTCTTATTGGCACACCCGATCATTGGCATGCTTTAACTTGTATTGCCGCCTTAAAATCTGGAGCTCACGTTTATGTTCAAAAACCGATTAGCGTAGATGTTATGGAGGGTGAAGCAATGGTCGCTGCTGCTAGAAAATACAACAGGGTGGTTCAAGTGGGTACACAGCGAAAAAGTACTCCGCACCTTATAGATGCTAAAAAGCAAATTATTGATGCCGGATTGCTAGGCACCATTGGTCACGTAGATATGTGCTGCTATTATCACATGCGTGCAAATGGGAATCCGTCAGAGCAAGAAGTACCAGATTTCTTTGATTGTGATATGTGGACAGGTCCTGCACCTATGAGACCTTATGATGGTTTACCACACAAAAGATGGTGGCGTACATTTCGTGAGTATGGTAACGGAATTACAGGTGATATGTGTGTGCACATGCTAGATACCGTTCGTTGGATGCTAGATTTAGGATGGCCTAAACGTATTAGCTCTGAAGGTGGAATTTATGTTCAGAAGGATGGTAAATCTAACATCTCCGATTCACAATCTGCAGTGTTTGAATATGACGGACTTAACTGTAATTGGCAACATAGAACATGGGGAAACCCTGATGATCCTGAATACCCCTGGGCATTTAAAATCTATGGAGAAAAAGGTGTTCTAAAGGGTGATGTGATGAAAGCTGAATTTGTACCCGTAAATGGTAGTGAATCTATTCGTTTTGATGTTCTTTATGAAAAAGAGAAATACCCTGAAGACTTATCTGAAAAAGACATTGAATTACATGCCGCACCCGCAACTCGTAGGCATATGATAGATTTCTTAAATGCAATTAAAAACAATACAAAACCCGTTGCCGATATTGAGAACGGGCACATTTCTACCGCTAGCTGTATTTTGGCAAATATATCGATGGATTTGAAAAGACCTTTAGTTTATGACCCTCAAAGTAGAACGGTAATAAACGACTCAGAAGCTACTGCATTATTGCAAAGAGACTATCGTGGACAATGGGAACACCCACACCCAGATACGGTCTAA
- a CDS encoding LacI family DNA-binding transcriptional regulator: MKKVTLKDIAGHFGVSISTVSKAINDSHEISNDLKVKIQAYAKEKHYKPNRLALNLLNKSTKTIGVVVPNILNYFFVQVLYGIEKVANESGYNIISCISNESKAKETKTLEFFDAGTVDGVIMSLAEESQNEDTHEALIDVINNDIPVVLFDRVSDNVQCDKVVVDDLEAGYKITKHLINIGCKNIAVVNPISSSSVGKLRLLGYKKALEELDIPFDPKLVINLTIKDDLDLLMSFLLNYKTIDGIIGIDELIAVQVLEVVKARGYNVPNDISIIGFTNGQLSKYVTPSLTMVSQHGKYIGEQTAKLLINRIKNPGLPYETKVVKTSLLVRDSTKKLQ, from the coding sequence ATGAAAAAAGTAACCTTAAAGGATATTGCCGGGCATTTTGGCGTTTCTATCTCTACCGTTTCAAAAGCGATAAATGATAGTCATGAGATTAGCAATGACCTAAAGGTAAAAATTCAGGCATACGCAAAAGAAAAGCATTATAAGCCTAATAGGTTGGCACTTAATCTATTGAACAAAAGCACAAAGACCATTGGCGTTGTTGTGCCTAATATTCTAAATTACTTTTTTGTTCAGGTGCTATACGGAATTGAAAAAGTGGCAAATGAAAGTGGCTATAATATTATTAGTTGCATTAGTAACGAGTCTAAAGCAAAAGAAACAAAAACGCTAGAATTTTTTGATGCCGGTACTGTAGATGGTGTTATTATGTCCCTAGCTGAAGAAAGTCAGAATGAAGACACACATGAAGCATTGATTGATGTAATCAATAATGATATTCCTGTAGTGCTATTTGATAGGGTTTCGGATAATGTGCAGTGCGATAAAGTAGTTGTAGATGATCTTGAAGCAGGCTATAAAATTACTAAGCATTTAATAAATATTGGCTGTAAAAATATAGCGGTAGTAAATCCTATTTCTAGTTCAAGCGTTGGTAAATTAAGATTGCTAGGGTATAAGAAAGCGTTAGAAGAATTAGATATTCCGTTTGATCCTAAGTTGGTTATCAATCTAACGATTAAAGATGATTTAGATTTATTGATGTCCTTTTTACTGAATTATAAAACCATAGATGGGATTATAGGTATAGATGAACTCATTGCTGTTCAAGTTTTAGAAGTGGTAAAGGCAAGAGGATATAACGTACCTAATGATATTTCGATCATTGGTTTTACAAACGGACAGTTATCTAAATACGTAACTCCGTCACTGACAATGGTAAGTCAGCATGGTAAATATATAGGCGAGCAAACAGCTAAACTGCTGATAAATAGAATTAAAAATCCTGGTTTGCCATATGAAACTAAGGTGGTGAAAACCAGCTTGTTGGTAAGGGATTCTACCAAAAAACTACAATAA
- the xylA gene encoding xylose isomerase produces MANKEYFKGIDKIKFEGKESDNPLAFKYYNPDQVVAGKTMRDHFKFSTAYWHTFCGQGSDPFGPGTQSFEWDKSSDAVQAAKDKADAAFEFFDKIGFDYYCFHDFDLIQEGSTFAESEKRLATITDYLKEKQKESGKKLLWGTANCFSNPRYMNGAATNPDFNVLARAGGQIKLALDATIALGGENYVFWGGREGYMSLLNTDLGREVDHMGQFLTMARDYARSQGFKGNFFIEPKPMEPMKHQYDFDCATAIGFLKEYGLENDFKMNIEVNHATLAQHTFQHEIAVAAKAGMLGSMDANRGDYQNGWDTDQFPNNIQETTEAMLVFLAASGLQGGGVNFDAKIRRNSTDLEDVFHAHIGGADTFARALITADKIIESSSYNKLRENRYSSFDSGKGKDFENGKLDMKDLYNIAKENGELELQSGKQELFENIINQYI; encoded by the coding sequence ATGGCAAACAAGGAATATTTTAAAGGAATAGACAAAATTAAATTTGAGGGCAAGGAATCTGACAATCCGTTAGCCTTTAAATACTATAATCCGGATCAAGTAGTGGCTGGTAAAACCATGCGTGATCACTTTAAGTTTTCAACGGCATATTGGCATACCTTCTGTGGTCAAGGTTCAGATCCATTTGGTCCAGGTACGCAGAGTTTTGAATGGGATAAATCTTCAGATGCTGTACAAGCAGCAAAAGACAAGGCAGATGCCGCTTTTGAATTCTTTGATAAAATAGGTTTTGATTACTACTGTTTTCATGATTTCGATTTAATACAAGAAGGGTCAACATTTGCAGAATCAGAAAAAAGATTAGCGACGATCACAGACTACTTAAAAGAAAAGCAAAAAGAATCTGGTAAGAAATTACTTTGGGGTACGGCAAACTGTTTCTCAAACCCAAGATATATGAACGGTGCTGCTACCAATCCTGATTTTAACGTCTTGGCAAGAGCAGGCGGTCAAATTAAATTGGCTTTAGATGCTACAATTGCTTTAGGTGGTGAGAATTATGTTTTCTGGGGCGGTAGAGAAGGTTATATGTCTTTGTTGAATACCGATTTAGGTCGTGAAGTAGATCATATGGGTCAGTTCTTGACTATGGCAAGAGATTATGCTCGTAGCCAAGGGTTCAAAGGAAATTTCTTTATTGAGCCAAAACCTATGGAGCCAATGAAGCATCAGTATGATTTTGATTGTGCTACTGCAATTGGGTTCTTGAAAGAATATGGTTTGGAGAACGATTTTAAAATGAATATTGAAGTAAACCATGCAACATTGGCGCAGCATACTTTTCAGCATGAAATTGCAGTAGCCGCTAAAGCTGGTATGCTAGGTAGTATGGATGCGAACCGTGGAGATTATCAAAATGGTTGGGATACCGATCAATTTCCTAACAATATTCAAGAAACTACAGAAGCCATGTTGGTATTCTTGGCAGCTAGCGGATTGCAAGGTGGTGGAGTAAACTTCGATGCCAAAATAAGAAGAAACAGTACAGACTTAGAAGACGTGTTCCACGCACATATTGGTGGTGCTGATACTTTTGCAAGAGCTTTGATCACTGCAGATAAAATTATTGAATCATCTTCATATAACAAGTTACGTGAAAACAGATACAGTTCTTTTGACTCAGGTAAGGGAAAAGATTTTGAAAACGGTAAATTAGATATGAAAGATCTTTACAATATCGCCAAAGAAAATGGCGAGTTGGAATTACAGAGTGGTAAGCAAGAATTGTTTGAGAATATCATTAATCAATACATATAA
- a CDS encoding xylulokinase, translating into MYHLGLDIGSSSIKIALVNASTGKSVGVVTEPETEMSMEAVKNGWAEQSPEDWWRYVCSGIEKLCLQENISKSDISGIGISYQMHGLVLIDKEGNALRKSIIWCDSRAVGIGQTAYEEIGAETCDTHLLNSPSNFTASKLKWVKENEPEIYAQIYKMMLPGDYIAYKLSGVVNTTVSGLSEGIFWDFKKDTIADLVLDEYGLDKEMIPDIVDTFSVQSKVNEKGATESGLSTGTPILYRAGDQPNNALTLNVFNPGEVAATGGTSGVVYAVTDNLSVKESSRVNNFAHVNYSPGKPARIGKLLCINGAGIQYRWLLNNLNVASYEEMNTLANEVPIGSNGVTLIPFGNGAERMLKSKDVGTRILNLNLNNHGKGHLCRSALEGIAFSFVYGMEIMESDGIKVNVMRAGNDNLFRSEIFSNTVATLIGYDIEIYNTTGAIGAARAANLYKGDFDAFGKAILDNDYVMTFSPKKDKKAYQEAYATWKNELELILNNL; encoded by the coding sequence ATGTACCATTTAGGATTAGATATCGGAAGTTCATCTATTAAGATTGCTTTGGTAAATGCTTCAACGGGAAAAAGTGTTGGAGTAGTTACAGAGCCCGAGACAGAAATGTCTATGGAAGCTGTAAAAAATGGCTGGGCAGAACAAAGTCCAGAAGATTGGTGGCGCTACGTTTGTAGCGGTATCGAGAAATTATGTCTACAAGAAAATATTAGTAAATCTGATATTTCAGGTATCGGAATATCATATCAAATGCACGGACTAGTGCTTATTGATAAAGAAGGAAATGCCCTAAGAAAATCTATCATTTGGTGTGATAGTAGGGCAGTAGGCATTGGTCAAACAGCCTATGAAGAAATAGGTGCAGAAACTTGTGATACACATCTTCTAAATTCCCCTTCAAACTTTACAGCTTCTAAATTAAAATGGGTTAAAGAAAATGAACCTGAAATTTACGCGCAGATTTATAAGATGATGCTACCTGGAGATTACATCGCCTATAAACTATCTGGCGTGGTAAATACAACCGTATCAGGTTTATCAGAAGGTATTTTTTGGGATTTTAAAAAAGATACAATTGCTGATTTGGTATTGGATGAGTATGGATTGGACAAAGAAATGATTCCTGATATCGTAGATACTTTTTCAGTACAATCTAAAGTAAATGAAAAAGGGGCAACGGAAAGTGGATTATCAACGGGTACACCCATATTATACAGAGCGGGCGATCAGCCAAATAACGCATTGACATTAAATGTTTTTAACCCTGGTGAAGTGGCGGCTACTGGTGGTACCTCTGGTGTCGTATATGCCGTAACAGATAATCTTTCAGTAAAAGAAAGCTCTCGTGTAAACAACTTTGCACACGTAAATTATTCTCCGGGAAAACCAGCCAGAATTGGCAAACTACTTTGTATTAACGGAGCGGGTATTCAATACAGATGGTTATTGAATAATCTTAATGTTGCATCTTATGAAGAGATGAATACATTGGCAAATGAAGTACCAATTGGCTCAAATGGTGTTACGTTGATTCCGTTTGGTAACGGAGCCGAAAGAATGTTAAAAAGCAAAGATGTAGGTACAAGAATTCTCAACCTAAATTTAAATAATCACGGTAAAGGTCATTTGTGTCGTTCTGCATTGGAAGGTATTGCTTTTTCGTTTGTCTACGGAATGGAAATCATGGAGTCAGACGGTATAAAAGTGAATGTTATGCGTGCCGGTAACGACAATCTTTTTCGTTCAGAAATATTTTCGAATACTGTGGCAACCTTAATAGGGTATGACATTGAAATTTATAATACTACTGGTGCAATTGGTGCGGCAAGAGCTGCGAATCTCTATAAAGGTGATTTTGATGCATTCGGTAAGGCAATTTTAGATAATGATTACGTAATGACATTTAGTCCGAAGAAAGATAAAAAGGCATACCAAGAAGCATATGCAACTTGGAAAAATGAATTAGAATTAATATTGAACAACTTATAA
- a CDS encoding response regulator transcription factor, whose product MKNLDIRIIVLEKDTSLHSVYKNHFEEIDGYEVVGSYTSAKNAIKDYKFTKPHIVLSEIELDDMNGVDAIKLFKKKDWEVKIIMFSEINDFDIIKNAFKKGANGYLTKPLTLDKLEHALRSIETEGAAMSNDIVKKIISNFHRKTFAFFSERENQIVDFLCQGATYKMIAQKLFVTPSAVNFHIQNIYLKLDVNSKSEALSKLEQLQNQLEQY is encoded by the coding sequence ATGAAAAATTTAGATATTAGAATAATTGTATTAGAAAAAGATACCTCATTACATTCTGTTTATAAAAATCACTTCGAAGAAATTGATGGCTATGAAGTAGTAGGCAGCTATACATCTGCCAAAAATGCTATTAAAGATTACAAGTTTACCAAACCACATATTGTACTTTCAGAAATTGAATTAGATGATATGAATGGGGTAGATGCCATTAAGCTTTTCAAGAAAAAGGACTGGGAAGTAAAAATCATAATGTTTAGTGAAATCAATGATTTTGACATTATTAAAAATGCATTCAAGAAAGGAGCAAACGGTTATTTGACAAAACCATTGACCTTGGATAAATTGGAACATGCATTACGGAGTATAGAAACAGAAGGTGCCGCTATGAGCAATGATATCGTTAAGAAAATCATTAGCAATTTTCATAGAAAGACATTTGCATTTTTCTCGGAAAGAGAAAATCAGATTGTTGACTTTCTATGTCAAGGAGCAACTTATAAAATGATTGCGCAAAAGTTATTTGTAACGCCCAGTGCAGTTAATTTTCATATTCAGAATATTTATTTGAAGCTAGATGTAAATTCAAAATCTGAAGCACTTTCAAAATTAGAGCAGCTTCAAAATCAATTAGAACAGTATTAA